Part of the Prunus dulcis chromosome 8, ALMONDv2, whole genome shotgun sequence genome is shown below.
CCATTGGGATAGATCCCATTGACAATTCAAAAGAACAAAGCAACCTTGAAAAAACAGTTAATAAAACCTAAATTCGAAAATGGTTGTGCTCATCACAACTGAAATCCTATACATAATTCCTATTTTTATacggaaatatatatatatatatatatatatgtgtgtgtgtgtttgttaTAGTCAATATTGACAGTGACGAAAGAGGTGTCCACTAACTGTTTGATTAAATGACTGATCGAGCTATTCTTTGTTGCGCGCAGCGTgcatccctttttttttaaatttataattctttTATAAATCCTAACCAAAATGATGTCATTTTGGACCgggccaaaaaaaataataaataaataataaataataaataatttgaagaacaagaaaaactaCGTAACCTGCCAATAACTTATAGCTTGAATTGAAGACAAACAATCACCCTTGCATTGAAGGAGCTAACCCAAGCCTTGCGTTGAATTGATGATAACTTGATTATTATTGATATGATAATAATCAAGGCCTAGTACTTGAGACTTAAGGCCTCGTTTGGTAGGGTAGACTGAATTGGATTAGATGTATTACACTGAACTGGTTAGGATATGACTAGATTTTAAATAGTTATTTGGTATAATAAACACCAAGTTGAGCTTGTAGGACTTGaacaaaaatagcaaaatttttaaaaatacaaaaaaagaagaagaagaagaagaagaagaatacaaTTCTCAAAAATGCAATTTGACTAATCTACCAGCAAGATTCGCAAGGCTCCTCCTTTTAATCAGATCTCAAGTTTGGTCGGATCGATTGGAAGATGCGATGATCCGCGACGCCGATGAGATAAGAGTGCTGTGAAACGGCACTGTCGGGTTgactcagagagagagagagagagagagagagagagagagagagagagttctcGCAAATCAAAGGAGGCATGCTTGCAAGATGACTCGGCTGGCTTCGGAACCCATGTCTACCGATGGGTTCTGGAGCCCTTGCTCTTATGGACTAGTGTTCAATAACCACATCCAATCCATGATACATTATAAGACCACCAAACAATGGCTAGGATCTATGTccaatttaattgaaaaagtcTCATCTAGTCCAACCCACCAAACAGGGCCTAAGAACATTGACTCAAGGcctggttttttgtttttcttcttcagcaaccacccataatttctttttctttttttgattttttcttcataataataataataatattattattattatttctgatTTAGTTATTTCCATATTCGTATGATTGACAAACTTGAATAGGAAGAAGCGGTGGCACAAGACTTGAGGTATGatcaattattatttgtttgtttgattgataatttgatattgattttctttagatcaattgatgatttgatattgattttcatattaattgaTATACTATATAAATTATAGCTCACtccttaaaaagaaaaaaaatttataaaaatttagcTTTTAAAAATTACACTTTTGCTGAAAAATTCCTAAATTCGTCAAtgaatattgaaatttttttttttttcatgtacAAGCAAATTTGCGTTGAAACGCGAAAGAATTCTTATAAATACTAAAACCTATATAGCTGCTGGGCGAAAGAAAccttcaaaatatatattatgtgtacgcaaaattaaaggaatgttgtagattttattttttgtttggagGTGCAAAgttaaaacaaatattaataatataatgtACAAAGTCATAAAATGGGGACCCTTGCTGTGTAAAAGGCACACGTTGAGAACCCCCAAGGCCAACCGTCTGTGATATGACTAGCATTATTGCATATCAAATTGCATGCTtatttataattgaaaaaataaaaataaaaaaattgtacgGAATTTATGTGTTTTGAATTTCTGAAAGGATAATATAGGAAAATTTATCTTCATAGGTCACTAATTTAGAAAACATCCAGCTTTTTCACGAACGACAAAAATCTTTGAAATATTGTCAAAACATTCCTCAAAGTCCTCTATTTTTTTGACTCGTGGATAATTATACTTCCTCTTTCGTGGTGACCATGGATAATTACACATACGTCGAAAGTTCGCTTGTAACATTgaacatgaattttttttcctttgtctattttggtgaagaacattaatttttttcataacaCTATTTATTATGCTGGAAAGATTATCTTCAGCAATTGAGGTGGGTGGAAGAACATGAGAAGGAAGTGAAGGATTAGAAAGAGATGGTAAAGAGCATGTTCTGCTTGGACTGCACCTTGAATTAGCCATCCATcctaatattattattaacacCAATATGAActttcaattgattttctccATTGCTATTAAACTTttcaaattatgatttttttaagagtgctgctaaatgaACCCTAatattaactgagtacaccctatgatctaagtacaccctaatattttaatttaaatgtaaaattaactaggGTAAATTGCGagaatggtcctcaaacttgtatgcggtgtacattttggtccctaaattaaattattagtctaaatggtacataaactctattttaatcgctcatttgatccaaccgttacattttctgttaaatgtaaccaaattttaggggtaaatacgacttttcataattaacaaataaaatagggttaaaataaatacaaaattagaaaataattgaagaaaaagagaggaaaaaatcatgaggcccaaaccccctcccttcgatttcttctcccatattccaattactgagtttttattttatttttaattatttttttattttcccgtacgaaatgaccaatttgccctcatatttaacagcaatattgacagaatgtaacggttggatcaaatgggcgattaacatatagtttatgtaccatttggactaataatttaatttagggaccaaaatgtacaccgcatacaagtttgaggaccattctCGCAATTTACccaattaactaagtacaccctatagaactaccaaaaatatctctgatacaccctaatatttgtagcattattttatagttgattttcagcttgatttttttaatagtgtttataaatctttgatttttcatatgGATTTATGCTTCTACTAAAATTGTTGAcactttttttgcaatttcaagTTCTTGCAATCACCACCTCTTTCGttaataatgatttttttatgcaTGTTTCAGTTATATACTACTATGCTACtgtgaaatttatttgttctCAACGAAGATAAAAACAAGCTAAACAAATAGAGACACATTCGCAAAAGTGCCACTGCTCcagggaaaagaaaacaaagagattCCCAAGAATCAAGAGTACACACTAAGCTCCTACACTACACCCCCACCGTTGGATCTCTTCAGCTTTGAATACTAAATACATCATAAATTGTACACTTTCGcaaagaagataaaaacaaaGGACGGAATAAGAATGCTAATACACATTTTGTTTGGATTCAAGATCGTATCATTTTGGGAAGCACTGATAAATAGTCCTTACTTAACAAAGTTAAGCTTTTGAATAGAGAAAAGGTTTTATTTGCCTTGTGACTTCCTTATCAATGTCACCAATATGATGGTTCACAAAACTACTCAATAAATATAGGGTCATTATCATAAGTGTCTGCTACACCAGCTTCATATCTAAATTGAAATATACGATCCTGATATGGCGTAAGCCAATCTGATACAGTTATGGTTGCACATCTCAACCAATGCTCATCAATTGGTGGCATAGGGTGTTGACCTTCCAAATAAAcctgtaaaataaaaaataaaaaaataaatcaagttATGTAAAAAGAATAGtaaacaaacatatatatatatatatatatgcataaacATCTTAATTGTTTTAACTTAATCCAGTGGTTGTGGTTAACAAATCCAATCGAAATCTCACGGCGATAGATAGAATCCAATGGAGCAGTCTCATATGGAAAAAATGTAATTGTCTGATGCACTGACCAAGTCATGAGGATTACATTATAACAAGATGCAATGAGGTGTCCCATATATGGTATAGTCATCCACCTATCTTGAAGTGGGAAGTCCTCAAAATAGTCCAACATATACTCAATATGTTGTACCCATTCCTTACCATTTAATATTAACTCGTATATGACAGATTCTTTCCTCAACTCCTTCAACAAGTCTCTGTGTACTTTGCGCCAAGCATTGTCACCAAATCCCATCAATGATCCAATGGCTCTAAAACCACAATTACCATCACTCTTAACATCTTGTGCCCCTCTAATATGTATCAACATATGTTTAGGAAACCATTTATTAAACTCTGGTGTTAAGCAAGAGTCATCTACAATGGGTTTAGGCCTATAGACCTGCATATTACAATTACACCCAAATTACAATATAAACGACAGTATACAAATTTAATATTGTAACTACTTACAGGTAGCTTCGAAGGCCGCTTCTTTGGATTCACATATGGCAATGGTTGTGTCTGACTATTGAATACTGATCGCTTTTGGGGTATGGTCATTGGCTTCTTACATGGCGGTCTTgtaacaactttgtcaatcgAATGTGCACTATCTTGACCAAATAAGACAACCtcaaaagcaaaaggcaaatGTCGAGTAGATGTGTCAACTTTTGGACGACCTTTTGTTTTAATCTTCAGCTGGGGTTGTGTAAGCGTGGTAGATGTGGGATTCATAATCTCTTGTAACTTCATACTAACATGTCTCTTTGTCTCAGAACTACAACTTTGAAACCACTTCACAAATAATTCTAACTGTGCATTTTCTGGAGGATTGTTCGGTGTAGCAATAGGTTGGGGCTCCAAAAAATCTAATTCCTCCAATGAGGATGAATACAATCAAGTGGAATGGGCCTATGAGTCCGTTTGAACTCTTGCATCTCATGTGCACATGTAATCcgtgtgtgtgttttgttaTGCAACCACATGATATCGGATCAACCCCAATATAATCTAACCGCTTTAGCTCAACCATAATATTATCCAACACAGAAATGTGCGCGGTAGCTTAATACTTGCAGTGTGAGCATAAAACAAATCACTTACAATATTAGAGGTACCATAGGTTCTATGTCACTCTACATACTCATGGGCAAACAAATTTCGTAGCAATACCTGCATCTCTGACATACCTGCTTTCTCAATCACCCTATTTTTTTGTCTGGCATTGTAGTTTGTCTTCATTGTGGTCACAACCTATCTTCGTGCTAGTAGACTTcacactttttttctttggaggGTTTGAACTTTGATCAAGCTTATGTATTGTCTTGCTATCTAATTccacaacttttttttcctaaattgGCCACCCCTCTCACAACAAAATAGAATTCGACCGGTCTTGAATTTACCAGCTCCTCCAATATCAGACCTTTTAATGATAATCGCAAAGCCATTCCTTTTCCCTTATTCACGAGTCCATCTTATTAATGCATCATGACTAACAAATATCTGTAAAATCActgataattaaattaatgtatgcaattataaaataaatatataaatattcattaatttaCCTCGTTTGTGATAAATTCCTTTCTGTAGTCTAAAACACATTGTTTATTGATGTCGGTGTCTTGCTTAGATACATCTTCTAGatgctgtaaaaaaaaaaccctcatATTTGTCATTTCTTGGTACACATGCTTTAGcctaaaccaaaaaaaaaaaaaaaaaaaatcaaagttaaTACCTCTTTTGATGACTTCCTCGAAATGTATGAAGCATCcattccaaaatttcaaaagtaACCCAACTTGCaaatttgcataaaaacaTAAGATATTTTTAATCATACACGCTCACAAGCCAAAAAAACTAAGTCCTAAAAGGGGGATGAAGATGCTGCCACCACAATTTTCATTCATGTTGTTAGTGAACTAGGCAAAagtaatatgcataaattctatttttacAGTATATAAGTCAATTcaccataatatttttttgacaaCTTACTCGATTGTCAGGAATTCAATGATCAATCAGGCCTTCACATAATCTCCACCGCTGCCCTTCCTTTTGGACCGCGAGAAGAAGCAAATTTGAGCCCAAGTCTTCTTCTGCTTAGCATGTTGTGCTTTAAGTTCTCTTTTCACGACAAGCTCAGTCATGTATTGAACAACAGCCTAAGATTATATTTGCTCCAAGCCATTCTGACTCGCGGATCACAAAGATGAGAACCAAATAATCTCTTGAGTAGGTTGAATACGAttagtagggtgtacttattaaaattatatttgtttcacaattccatatatcatttttggtcattttatattagagtaaatcagtaattcaatatatgCTTTTGTAGTAgagtgtactcagttaattttaaggttcgtttagtaacactattttttaaatggttAAATGATATACCACTAGAGAGCagtggtttttatttatttattatttataaaattacaGTTGCGCAAGTACaattatttttccatttttccaaTTCAAAAGTAGTTTTCTCTCCCCGCACCTACAGACACACTGAATTAATGATGGAATGTTTGTATCCCAATCCAAGTAATAACCCTTagatggaaatttttttttttttttttttttaatcttgaAAAGGCAGATTTTATTCCATTAGAAAGGAGGAATAATGGGCACGTAATGGTTTTTTCGTACATTGAATTTCGACTTTCTTGTTcatcacaacaaaaaaaaaaaaaaaatttattctccACTTTCTTTAGCGGttgtcaaaatcaaaatataaataatgcCTCCACATTCTCACTTTCCCACATCCAAAAACACAAGACTATTGATCGTAAATTAACAGATAAACATCACAAAGTTCTGATACAATGTCTACAGCTGGTCAGGTTATCAAGTGCAGAGGTAAACCCAGACCTCTTGCTCTCCTTTGTTAAATAGTTCTGctcatttcattcatttttacATAATCCCATTTATGTTTTTGGTTATACCCTTTGTTGGGTTCTCTGTTtctgataatttttttagtgaTTCCAATAATTGGGTCTGGTTTGTTCTAACAATCAGTTCCCTTCATTCTGTTGTTTTATAGTGTTGGTGAGGAGTCTTAGCTGCTTTATACCTTTGTTTCTGGTTACatatcttgttttcttttgtgcaTCCtggtgggtttttttttttttttttttttacatgcaGATGCTtgatcttttccttttttcttttctctttttgttaaaatgttTTATAAATCAATTAATGATGATGATTCACTTTTGATCTGGGTTTTCTTGGATTGGATTTGATGGGGGATGCCAATTTCAGTTTGGAAATTTTCTAAACTTTACTGaacagaagaaagaaaccataatttttttggtcaattgtCTTGGCAGGGGACTGATCTTCTAGTTGGTTAATAATATTGATTAAATGGATGTATTGTTTACTAATTGCATTGGCATTTGTGGATTGTAGCCGCGGTGGCATGGGAAGCGGGGAAGCCACTATCAATTGAGGAAGTGGAGGTGGCACCACCACAGAAAGAAGAAGTCCGCTTGAAGATCCTCTTCACCTCTCTTTGCCACACTGATGTCTACTTCTGGGAAGCCAaagtaaatttttattatactTTTACTGGCATTGTGTTGAACTATATCCATATCATGATGGCAAAAGAGAACGATTTGGTTATAATCTGCCTCATTGCTCACTACATTATTAAGCATGATTGAGCATctgtttattattttggtaaCACATGTTTCCCCTCAAATGAAACAACAAGGGGCCTCTCCTGTACATGGCATTTTCGTTTGGAACTGAATCATCTCTTTTATGTCACAGGGACAACACCCATTGTTCCCTCGCATTTACGGTCATGAAGCTGGAGGGTATGTTTGCTAAATTTTGAGTTTCCCTTGTAGACAGAGTATTTTTAGTTTCCTAAATTTTGCTTGGTTGgcaattttttgtttagaattGTGGAAAGCGTAGGTGAGGGTGTGACTGATCTCCAACCAGGAGACCATGTCCTTCCTGTGTTCACGGGGGAGTGCAAGGAGTGCAGGCACTGTAAGTCAGAGGAAAGCAACATGTGTGATCTCCTGAGGATCAATACTGACAGGGGTACTATGCTCAGTGATGGCAAGTCCAGGTTCTCCAAGGATGGAAAGCCAATATATCACTTTCTTGGTACCTCTACCTTCAGTGAATACACTGTATGTCATGTTGGTTCTGTCGCCAAGATCAACCCTGCAGCCCCTCTTGAAAaagtttgtgttcttagttgtGGAATATGCACAGGTTTGAAAGACTTCTCACATTTTAATGGTTACAATGTTAAATAAGATTAgtggtttctttgtttttgttttccctaaTCAATTTCTGTTTTGTGCATTTGAAGGTTTTGGTGCCACTGTGAATGttgcaaaacccaaaaagggCTCATCTGTTGCCATTTTTGGACTGGGTGCTGTTGGTCTTGCTGTGAGTCATTCTTATGTTTTGATCCTCTTTTATGGTGCTTCCTGCTAGTTTGGATTATCATGATGatttttcttgttcatttCCTTGTTACTTTTTAGGCTGCTGAAGGTGCAAGGGTTTCTGGGGCAGCAAGAATCATTGGAGTTGATTTGAATTCCAACCGATTTGAGGAAGGTCagtcttttttaaatatccaTCCAAGGAGTCACTGTGCTTCATGTCCGGTTCAGATTAAGTTGTCATCGACTGATTTATCATGCTTTTTTGTACTCACTGGCAGCCAAGAAGTTTGGCGTGAATGAATTCGTGAATCCAAAAGATCATAACAAACCTGTGCAAGAGGTTAGTTACAGACTTTTTTTATGCCTTCACCTGTTGAGGAATTGACCTAAAGATTGCCCCTTGCCTTCGTAATATGTTTACAATACTGATCTTATTGAAGTCAAATAATGCATAACGACTTCTCCCATGTGTACTTGATAAGCTTGTGATTATTGGTTAACAGAGACTATTGGACTTTTATGTTTGTGATTATTGGTTAGCAAAGACTtaacatttgaattttgacaAAAAGGTGATTGCTGAAATGACCGATGGTGGAGTGGATAGGAGTGTTGAATGCACTGGAAGCGTCCAGGCAATGATTTCTGCATTTGAATGTGTTCATGATGTAAGCAATTATAAAAGTTGTAGTTTGTTTCATTTGATAAGATACTAGAATATGCAGCCACATTGCTTTTGAGGTTCAAAATTGAACtctcctttttcctttctgaaTTTAGGGTTGGGGCGTTGCTGTACTCGTTGGTGTGCCTAATAAAGATGATGCATTCAAAACCCATCCAgtgaatttcttgaatgagAGGACTCTTAAGGGCACCTTCTATGGTAACTACAAACCCCGATCCGATCTGCCCGGTGTTGTGGAGATGTACATGAATAATGTAAGTTCTTATTTCCTTTCAAGTATGTTTGtgaataattttcaaactttgacTGTTCTAGTTGTTTGAGGAcagttttaattttcaatatgATGTTGTAAAACTCTACCTTGTGTACTGATCTTGCAGGAGCTGGAAGTGGATAAATTTATCACTCACTCGGTCCCTTTCGCTGAGATCAACAAAGCATTTGATTTGATGCTTTCAGGACAGTCCATCCGGTGCATCATTCGCATGGAGGATTAGAGCAACTTGGGACTTTTTATGTGATAATGGagagaatttatttatatatctaTCTGATGTCTTTAAGAATAATTGTGTTGGTCTGGATTTTACAAATTTTGAGAGGAGCAACTTAAGATAGTACGAGGTTCATGACTTTTGTCTTTGATATTATGGTTTTTAtgataataaaattttctgCATATTTTCTATAGATTTTCTCTTTTATAAGTATATATTTCGAagtgtttttttctctctctaccaATCTATGGAGGAATCCGAATTTGGAGCTTTGTGCTCTGGTTATATTTAGCATTAGCAGTCTGGAAGCATGCCGATGTGcaaattctctctctgttttggAAGAATCCTGGTTGTGCATCTTTTCAAGGATTAAAGTGAAGGCAGAGCTCCAACCTCCTTGCATCCAACTTCCAAGTTCGAATCCTCCTTTCGTAGATTAGAGTAATTTAGAATAAGTTGGATTCAAGTTGGCCAAGTTCCAAGTTTGAATCCTCTTTTCATCCAAGTTCCAAGTTTGAATTTACATATGGTTACAACCCTAATCTCCAATCACAGGGAATAATCATAGGGCTATACTAGGAAATCTAATATTACAAGAAATTACCCAAATACAAAAGTCAACATTCACCCTCAAGTTGCATAGATATCACACATGCTCAACTTGTTCAAGACCTTCGAAAAAACATCCTTCGAAAAAACATAACTCGATACTGCCTTAGGATCTCACAAATTCTTAGTGTCATACATTTATATTCATCTTCTGCACTCAAACGAGCAACCGCATCCTGCTTCTTACTCCTTCATGTAACAAGGTTGTGTCCCACAAAAGTGAAGTAACCCAACGTAGAGAGTCTATCATCAAATGATCCTACCCAATTTGCATTGGTATACCTTTCAACTCTGAGATGACCATTTTTATGACCACTTtttgtaaattaaaaaaaaaaaaaaatcattttcatGGACTCCCCTTCAAATATTGCAATATCCTCATAACTGCCTTCATATGTTACTCGCAATGATCATGCATGTACTGGTTAACCACACTCAAGGTGTAGTTAAGGTTAGGCTTAGTATGAGTTAGATACATCAATTTTTGAACAAGTCTCTGATATCGACCTTTATCAACCGATACCTGGTTCAGATCAATCTTAAGTAGACATGCTAGTTTCATGCAACAAGTCTATTGTGTACTTTCTTTGTGATAGGAAAATTCATGATTTAGACTTTGACACTTTGATTACGAGAAAGTATTTCAGAGAACCAAGgtctttcatctcaaattctttGGACAAATAGTCTTGTAACACTTTTCCTTCTTCTGGATCATTTCTTGTCACAACCTTATCGTCAACATACACAATTAGAGCTGGAAGCTTACCCTGCATTTGCTTAAGAAACAAGGTGTGATATGAATTACCTTGATTGTAATTGAACTCCCTCATAGACTTCGAAAACCTGTCAAACCATGCTTGTGGTGACTGCTTCAACCCATATAAGGACTTCTTCAATCTGCACACTTTTCGACTGTATTGTTCTGGAACGTCACACCAATGAGGGAGATCTATG
Proteins encoded:
- the LOC117638868 gene encoding alcohol dehydrogenase 1, with amino-acid sequence MSTAGQVIKCRAAVAWEAGKPLSIEEVEVAPPQKEEVRLKILFTSLCHTDVYFWEAKGQHPLFPRIYGHEAGGIVESVGEGVTDLQPGDHVLPVFTGECKECRHCKSEESNMCDLLRINTDRGTMLSDGKSRFSKDGKPIYHFLGTSTFSEYTVCHVGSVAKINPAAPLEKVCVLSCGICTGFGATVNVAKPKKGSSVAIFGLGAVGLAAAEGARVSGAARIIGVDLNSNRFEEAKKFGVNEFVNPKDHNKPVQEVIAEMTDGGVDRSVECTGSVQAMISAFECVHDGWGVAVLVGVPNKDDAFKTHPVNFLNERTLKGTFYGNYKPRSDLPGVVEMYMNNELEVDKFITHSVPFAEINKAFDLMLSGQSIRCIIRMED